The Zygosaccharomyces rouxii strain CBS732 chromosome G complete sequence genome contains a region encoding:
- a CDS encoding uncharacterized protein (weakly similar to uniprot|P28319 Saccharomyces cerevisiae YKL096W CWP1 Cell wall mannoprotein linked to a beta-1 3- and beta-1 6-glucan heteropolymer through a phosphodiester bond involved in cell wall organization): MKFSSLVTVLLTFIYTVSASDQFKLLAYRNCDPLRYGTVYSKNKILYFGPDEPPLVGNLTACGYLQFADGDYAVVTRDGYLQRGPIKDAANGFSLQNGNLYYRGVNGFEAIEWNGKYLITTLTHQGGLQFYVKAQKVHSKDNAHDFQPTGACTLNVPSATLYSE, translated from the coding sequence ATGAAGTTTTCTTCCCTCGTTACTGTCTTACTTACCTTCATCTACACCGTAAGCGCATCGGATCAGTTTAAACTGTTAGCATACCGGAATTGTGATCCCCTCCGCTATGGTACGGTCTattcaaaaaataaaattctCTACTTTGGTCCGGATGAACCACCATTAGTTGGAAATTTAACCGCTTGTGGGTACTTACAATTCGCGGATGGCGATTATGCCGTTGTGACTCGCGATGGGTATCTTCAAAGAGGTCCCATTAAAGACGCGGCAAATGGATTTTCTCTACAGAATGGTAATTTGTACTATAGAGGCGTAAATGGATTTGAGGCCATTGAATGGAATGGGAAATATTTGATCACGACCTTAACTCATCAAGGAGGATTACAGTTTTATGTTAAGGCTCAAAAAGTTCACAGCAAGGACAATGCACACGATTTTCAACCAACTGGCGCATGTACGCTAAATGTGCCATCTGCTACACTTTACAGCGAGTAA
- a CDS encoding uncharacterized protein (weakly similar to uniprot|P28319 Saccharomyces cerevisiae YKL096W CWP1 Cell wall mannoprotein linked to a beta-1 3- and beta-1 6-glucan heteropolymer through a phosphodiester bond involved in cell wall organization): MNFFSVVLTLGIITGVFADSTAFRPVVSSASDAKLNGLTIYASGGAIILGDASSNPTVSHLTDCGAFAVSGDDYAGTVESGLFSLVGATQAAFGFTIHDGKLTYKDNAEFYAIQQGSGYRLAIYGGTKITIDAQIVGGDSIVSDFSPSGVCHGQGPQKVSSTSIQGVSSTDNQGNSPDGSPRGSPRGKFSGSPSGSPNSSPNSSLSSKGNDKPDGSSDGSPGSSPGGRYQHTTKPAGGGRGGKPSNSTVHRDSVLKRVPRVSISLN, from the coding sequence atgaatttcttctctgtTGTTCTAACACTTGGAATTATTACTGGTGTATTTGCCGACTCGACGGCCTTCAGGCCAGTTGTTAGTAGTGCATCCGATGCTAAATTGAACGGTTTGACAATTTATGCTTCTGGTGGTGCTATTATCTTAGGTGATGCGAGTAGTAATCCAACTGTATCACATTTGACTGACTGCGGGGCCTTTGCTGTTAGCGGGGATGATTATGCTGGTACTGTTGAATCAGGACTTTTTAGCTTAGTGGGCGCTACTCAGGCCGCATTTGGCTTTACTATTCATGATGGTAAGCTAACATATAAGGACAACGCTGAGTTTTATGCGATTCAACAGGGTTCTGGTTATCGTCTTGCTATCTATGGTGGTACAAAGATTACCATCGATGCTCAAATAGTGGGTGGGGATTCCATAGTTAGTGATTTTTCCCCTAGTGGTGTTTGTCATGGCCAAGGACCTCAGAAAGTTTCCAGTACCAGTATCCAAGGTGTTTCTAGTACTGATAATCAAGGTAATAGTCCGGACGGTTCTCCACGCGGTTCTCCACGCGGTAAATTCAGTGGATCTCCAAGCGGTTCTCCAAACAGTTCTCCAAACAGTTCCCTAAGTAGTAAGGGCAATGATAAGCCAGATGGTAGTTCGGACGGTTCTCCAGGCAGTTCTCCAGGCGGTAGATACCAACATACTACTAAACCAGCCGGCGGTGGTCGAGGCGGTAAGCCTTCTAATTCCACTGTACACAGGGACTCTGTGTTAAAAAGGGTTCCAAGGGTGTCGATCTCTCTTAATTAG
- the MTC2 gene encoding Mtc2p (similar to uniprot|P34246 Saccharomyces cerevisiae YKL098W Hypothetical ORF), with the protein MAVDKLPDFISGLRFMVAAKKHLVYFYSMKESGSPTSEQIEIERQTSLLKNIVERSYLQERVSCYVLKNIPQEGLPTYNDQTHTGIEIIIIPQVHTLTKGDQNVLVRMMMASQVSRPVRLFIGMIPWDTTKESAMSGDIELALSSRITSEDWLKHKFWFACYEPDENEVFSPLIGALPESLEKAQYTDVHANRSIHRYILDVMIHLRMHKLLDTTKGGGIHTSALRDVLALSQLLALYRFNKAFVTPEHVKLACIWYFPLHVEFLKGSAMDTSVLYGSRPELVDGLLKCIADVKLSNTVETENPLFLETIVVQDVLNKVVPPV; encoded by the coding sequence ATGGCTGTAGATAAATTGCCTGATTTCATATCAGGTCTTAGGTTCATGGTCGCTGCCAAGAAGCATCTAGTATATTTTTACAGCATGAAAGAATCTGGAAGTCCAACGAGTGAACagattgaaattgaacGCCAAACATCTCTCCTCAAGAACATTGTAGAGCGTTCATATTTGCAAGAAAGAGTTAGCTGTTATGTGCTCAAGAACATACCGCAGGAGGGACTGCCGACTTACAATGATCAAACGCATACAGGAATagaaattatcattatACCACAAGTGCACACATTAACAAAAGGCGACCAAAACGTACTGGTTAGGATGATGATGGCCTCACAAGTTTCCAGACCAGTTCGATTATTTATTGGGATGATACCTTGGGATACGACGAAGGAGAGTGCAATGTCAGGGGATATCGAATTAGCACTTTCTTCTCGTATAACTTCAGAGGACTGGTTAAAGCATAAATTTTGGTTTGCATGTTATGAAcctgatgaaaatgaagtgTTCTCGCCGTTAATTGGGGCACTCCCCGAGTCCTTAGAGAAGGCACAGTATACTGATGTTCACGCTAATAGATCTATCCACCGTTACATTCTTGACGTTATGATACATTTGAGAATGCACAAGTTGCTCGATACAACGAAAGGCGGTGGTATTCACACGAGTGCCCTGAGAGATGTATTGGCGCTCTCACAGCTACTTGCACTTTACAGATTTAACAAAGCATTTGTTACGCCGGAACATGTAAAGCTGGCTTGCATATGGTATTTCCCACTGCatgtagaatttttgaaaggaTCAGCAATGGATACAAGTGTGCTTTACGGTAGTAGACCAGAATTAGTTGACGGGCTACTAAAATGTATAGCAGACGTTAAGTTGAGCAACACAGTAGAAACAGAAAATCCTCTATTTTTAGAGACCATAGTGGTCCAGGATGTGCTAAATAAGGTGGTTCCTCCAGTATGA
- a CDS encoding uncharacterized protein (weakly similar to uniprot|P28319 Saccharomyces cerevisiae YKL096W CWP1 Cell wall mannoprotein linked to a beta-1 3- and beta-1 6-glucan heteropolymer through a phosphodiester bond involved in cell wall organization), giving the protein MMLLLTLFSFFVILLRPVVANSEQFGLLVIRSGSPLQYAGVYSHGDHLYLGNTNRSLSAVVTDCGFVLFDDGSYAAVGSSGEIKESTLEEATDTFAIRNGHLTLYNVDGFEAVPKGGKFLFSTKSTSNSLGIIIRAQSLQKGYKVPDFVPANNCSTRTKIPSGLDTVVENYSLNGSTSAQKIYSNPEDGATELKNPWKISMIATILAALML; this is encoded by the coding sequence atGATGCTTTTGCTTACATTGTTTAGTTTTTTCGTTATACTATTGCGACCTGTTGTTGCAAATTCAGAGCAGTTCGGTTTATTAGTTATAAGATCGGGTTCACCCTTGCAGTATGCTGGTGTCTATTCGCATGGTGATCATTTATATTTAGGAAATACTAACCGTTCACTATCAGCTGTAGTTACAGATTGTGGTTTTGTTTTATTCGACGATGGTAGCTATGCCGCTGTCGGCAGTAGTGgtgaaatcaaagaatccACTCTTGAAGAAGCTACTGATACTTTTGCCATTAGAAATGGCCATTTGACACTCTACAATGTAGATGGATTTGAGGCGGTACCAAAAggtggtaaatttttattttccacTAAATCAACTTCTAATTCGTTGGGAATTATCATCAGAGCACAATCTCTACAGAAAGGTTATAAAGTACCTGATTTCGTACCTGCCAATAATTGTAGTACCAGGACGAAAATCCCCTCTGGTTTAGATACTGTGGTGGAGaattattctttgaatGGATCAACAAGCGCACAGAAAATTTATTCTAATCCTGAAGATGGTGCAACAgagttgaaaaatccatGGAAAATTAGTATGATAGCTACAATCCTAGCTGCTCTTATGTTGTAA
- the TPO2 gene encoding spermine transporter (similar to uniprot|P53283 Saccharomyces cerevisiae YGR138C TPO2 Polyamine transport protein): MSDRSSLDSSVRSSIASWQPREKPQQLLEQDVTSRALSRHETAETLQTMGMARGTPLPDVVAPTYAAAPVFPEEYTMETPSGIVPLAQLESLGRTVTTVSKKGEEPYPAEPEKLRFVTFVTGDPANPHNWPIWIRWLYTIILSTLVVCVAYGSACITGGLSTVSDTYHVGNEVAILSVSLMVLGFAFGPLIWSPFSDIYGRRAAYFVSLGLYVIFNIPCAISPNISGHMICRFLCGVYASSGLCLVGGSIADMFPAETRGKAIAFFAFAPYCGPVFGPLVNGFVSVSTGRMDYIIWFNMAFAGVMWLLVALIPETYAPVILSRRAKKLRKETGDSRLVTETEAQGVSFKDMLRACLVRPLYFSVTEPVLVLTSGYICLIYSLLYAFFFAYPVIFNELYGYKDNLIGLMFIPILIGACMALCTTFWCEHLYLKLIKQRRPCPEDRLLGAMIGAPFAAIALWMLGATSYKHLIWVAPASSGLAFGYGMVLIYYSLNNYIIDCYAKYASSALATKVFLRSAGGAAFPLFTTQMYHNLGLQWASWLLAFIATGMIIIPFAFKRWGKSLRARLGRADYSIDAEPDEVEVPKLENEVGGV; the protein is encoded by the coding sequence ATGTCGGATCGTTCAAGTTTAGATTCGAGTGTTAGATCTAGTATAGCATCATGGCAGCCTCGTGAGAAACCACAGCAATTATTGGAACAAGATGTAACCAGTAGGGCCCTTTCGAGACATGAAACAGCGGAGACGCTGCAAACTATGGGTATGGCCAGGGGTACACCTCTGCCAGATGTTGTTGCGCCTACTTATGCGGCGGCCCCAGTTTTTCCTGAAGAATATACTATGGAAACGCCGTCGGGTATTGTTCCTCTCGCACAGCTGGAATCATTGGGTAGAACGGTGACTACGGTCTCGAAGAAAGGTGAAGAACCATACCCTGCTGAACCTGAAAAGCTGCGTTTCGTTACGTTTGTGACGGGAGACCCTGCGAACCCACATAATTGGCCAATTTGGATCCGTTGGTTGTATACGATTATACTTTCAACTTTGGTGGTCTGTGTCGCATACGGGTCAGCCTGTATTACAGGTGGTCTTTCTACGGTCTCTGATACGTACCATGTTGGTAATGAAGTAGCTATTCTTTCAGTTTCGCTGATGGTGTTGGGATTTGCATTTGGTCCTCTAATCTGGTCACCATTCAGTGATATATACGGTAGAAGAGCTGCTTATTTCGTTTCTTTGGGGTTGTATgttattttcaatattcCATGTGCAATATCACCAAACATTTCCGGCCATATGATCTGTCGATTTTTGTGTGGTGTTTATGCATCTTCTGGTCTATGTCTAGTCGGTGGTTCTATTGCAGACATGTTTCCGGCTGAAACAAGAGGTAAGGCAATTGCGTTCTTTGCGTTTGCTCCTTACTGTGGCCCTGTGTTTGGTCCTCTGGTTAATGGGTTCGTTTCAGTTTCTACTGGAAGAATGGATTATATCATATGGTTTAACATGGCGTTTGCAGGTGTAATGTGGTTGTTAGTGGCTCTAATACCTGAAACTTATGCACCTGTCATCTTAAGTAGGCGTGCTAAGAAGTTGAGAAAGGAAACTGGTGATTCAAGATTAGTGACAGAAACTGAAGCTCAAGGTGTTAGCTTTAAAGATATGTTACGTGCATGTCTTGTTAGACCATTATACTTTTCAGTAACAGAACCTGTCTTAGTTCTAACTAGTGGTTACATCTGTTTGATTTACTCTCTACTGTACGCTTTCTTCTTCGCATACCCAGTTATCTTTAACGAACTTTATGGTTATAAGGATAATTTGATTGGTTTGATGTttattccaattttaatcGGTGCTTGTATGGCCCTTTGTACAACATTTTGGTGTGAACATCTCTATCTAAAACTTATTAAACAACGGAGACCATGCCCTGAAGATCGTCTATTAGGTGCTATGATTGGTGCTCCATTTGCAGCTATTGCATTGTGGATGCTAGGTGCTACTTCCTACAAACATTTAATTTGGGTTGCTCCTGCTTCAAGTGGGTTGGCATTCGGCTACGGTATGGTTTTgatttattattctttgaaCAACTACATTATTGATTGTTATGCCAAATATGCGTCAAGTGCGTTGGCTACAAAAGTTTTCTTACGTTCTGCAGGTGGTGCCGCCTTCCCGCTTTTCACCACCCAAATGTATCACAATCTAGGGTTACAGTGGGCATCATGGTTATTAGCGTTTATTGCAACAGGTATGATTATAATTCCATTTGCTTTCAAGCGCTGGGGTAAATCATTGAGAGCTCGTTTAGGTCGCGCTGATTATTCCATTGATGCCGAACCTGATGAAGTGGAGGTACCAAAACTCGAAAACGAGGTTGGCGGTGTATGA
- the CBF2 gene encoding Cbf2p (similar to uniprot|Q753I9 Ashbya gossypii AFR323W AFR323Wp and weakly similar to YGR140W uniprot|P32504 Saccharomyces cerevisiae YGR140W CBF2 Essential kinetochore protein component of the CBF3 multisubunit complex that binds to the CDEIII region of the centromere Cbf2p also binds to the CDEII region possibly forming a different multimeric complex ubiquitinated in vivo), protein MEEIRKLVDTLSPRTAHQYRSYCKRYVEWLVQKGIVEQELREETLDAEQYAKLPISTQLVHWHLIDTMGTGSLPSIRKCISSLKFLDKLCSIHREVDASTGDTAAVTKLDEKYLENITRVREVREQEEEQGQLAQNLHIISANLWNPHSQLPEKYFRNCFEQLRFLVDFQWRLYTKMSYMQRSRIRIAELVGHADGGGISVELDTWSQLGEYVNGVEPQLRSRQPVIVVSHANPLVCPLVSLASYFFLRFHDGGGFPELRDANGSWREMPIVRGKSPGDYPREETLGNYYAAVFRYCRLNYKRREWFGQSKLQYPSWRPEEYEFFKRYQPELQEAFPMNVPRDFVECFNLGVGRGTVDDKIVGGRRDLLVQLFPEIESYKRHGGLDQDAQRFVDLIEVLRIHLLRALPVLYRLFPDHDLFKTDTLSKPDFKSFYADVETNDYGMGELVLGQGLQENERERESVPIPAPASSSDVFQLVQFQTVSNFEILLKLLSQIFDRLEMKKSSREFAIHQLSLVHDTLRDRIKSSKPGDEKGFGQEEDEEEEASEDEEELKNMVEQLVNAQIRTQVSALENRLERLVDEKIDAKLEKLLGKRSAEEDGRVEKKLKPDLEPKEPSVFKLDPDIESVEAVVLEWFTPNPMMGNECVHSMNKKDKSWRNGFESLYKERKTIVEFYIYLVNHRGMDRYKAVDLCERIRGGGDLTDFAQLVKDWRREHETFDGLGDL, encoded by the coding sequence ATGGAGGAAATAAGAAAGCTTGTAGATACCTTGTCGCCAAGAACTGCACATCAATATCGTTCCTACTGCAAGAGATATGTTGAATGGCTTGTCCAAAAAGGTATAGTTGAGCAGGAGCTACGAGAAGAGACCCTTGATGCGGAGCAGTATGCCAAATTACCCATTTCTACGCAGTTGGTACATTGGCATCTAATCGATACAATGGGAACTGGTTCATTACCTTCGATACGTAAATGTATCTCATCATTAAAGTTTCTTGATAAACTGTGTTCAATTCATCGAGAGGTCGATGCTTCTACTGGCGACACTGCTGCTGTAACTAAACTAGATGAAAAATACCTCGAAAATATCACGAGAGTCAGAGAGGTGAGggaacaagaggaagaacAAGGCCAGTTGGCCCAAAATTTACACATAATTTCTGCCAACCTATGGAATCCGCATTCGCAGTTACCTGAAAAGTACTTTCGTAACTGTTTTGAGCAATTACGCTTTTTGGTAGATTTCCAATGGAGACTGTATACAAAAATGAGTTACATGCAGCGATCTCGAATCCGAATCGCGGAACTGGTAGGTCATGCAGATGGCGGTGGTATTTCTGTTGAGCTAGATACATGGAGCCAACTGGGGGAATATGTAAACGGCGTGGAACCGCAGCTCAGAAGTCGACAACCGGTTATTGTAGTGTCGCATGCAAATCCATTAGTGTGTCCTTTAGTTTCTCTTGCGTCGTACTTTTTTCTTCGTTTTCATGACGGTGGAGGGTTCCCGGAGTTGCGAGATGCAAATGGCTCTTGGCGTGAAATGCCAATAGTAAGAGGTAAATCGCCTGGGGACTATCCTCGGGAAGAGACCCTGGGGAACTATTATGCGGCGGTGTTTCGGTACTGTAGGCTGAATTACAAACGGCGAGAATGGTTTGGCCAGAGTAAATTGCAGTACCCATCATGGAGACCGGAGGAGTATGAGTTCTTCAAGCGGTACCAACCGGAGTTGCAGGAAGCGTTCCCAATGAATGTTCCTCGGGATTTTGTCGAATGTTTTAATCTGGGGGTGGGCCGTGGTACTGTTGACGATAAAATTGTGGGGGGGAGACGTGATTTACTAGTGCAATTGTTTCCGGAGATCGAGTCTTACAAGCGTCATGGCGGATTAGATCAAGATGCGCAGAGGTTTGTAGATCTGATTGAAGTTTTAAGAATCCATCTTTTGAGGGCGCTACCCGTCTTGTATCGACTGTTCCCTGACCATGATTTGTTCAAGACGGATACTTTGAGTAAACCTGATTTTAAGTCCTTTTATGCAGATGTTGAGACGAATGACTACGGTATGGGGGAACTAGTGTTGGGGCAGGGGTTACAGGAAAATGAAAGGGAGAGAGAATCTGTGCCAATTCCTGCCCCGGCTTCTTCGAGTGATGTATTTCAACTGgttcaatttcaaactGTGTCgaattttgagattcttttaaaattacTTTCACAAATTTTTGATAGACTGGAGATGAAAAAGAGTTCAAGAGAATTTGCCATTCATCAGTTGTCTTTAGTGCATGATACTCTTAGGGATAGGATTAAGTCGTCTAAGCCAGGTGATGAAAAAGGATTCGgacaagaggaagatgaggaagaggaagctagtgaagatgaggaggagttgaaaaatatggTTGAACAGTTAGTGAACGCTCAGATAAGAACTCAGGTCAGTGCATTGGAAAATAGGTTGGAACGGTTAGTTGATGAGAAGATTGATGCTAAATTGGAGAAGTTGTTGGGGAAAAGGTCCGCCGAGGAAGATGGtagagttgaaaaaaaattgaagcCAGATCTAGAACCTAAAGAACCTTCTGTCTTCAAATTGGATCCTGATATTGAGAGCGTAGAAGCTGTGGTTTTAGAGTGGTTCACGCCGAATCCAATGATGGGTAATGAATGTGTTCATAGTATGaataaaaaggataaaaGCTGGagaaatggatttgaatCACTTTATAAGGAGAGGAAAACGATTGTGGAGTTTTATATATATCTGGTTAATCACAGAGGAATGGATAGGTATAAAGCAGTTGATCTTTGTGAAAGGATTagaggtggtggtgatttGACCGATTTTGCACAATTGGTAAAGGATTGGAGACGTGAACATGAGACGTTCGATGGGTTGGGAGATTTGTAG
- a CDS encoding uncharacterized protein (weakly similar to uniprot|P28319 Saccharomyces cerevisiae YKL096W CWP1 Cell wall mannoprotein linked to a beta-1 3- and beta-1 6-glucan heteropolymer through a phosphodiester bond involved in cell wall organization) — protein MQFTTLALTALASAQAVFAASGSQEFVTLAIASGSGLQYTSFTAKGDDLYFGSGSDALAANVTDCGFLQFTDGSYAYIEADGSFKKGSRQSAMPGFVIKDGSLKYNNHSFYGVKDGEHYKISSVAGSEDSIGVLVRALSPEGGVNSVPDYTPDGKDCWAVGPPVSFSKRDVASVSSGNGAAQLGSQASLGVGAAAAVAAMLL, from the coding sequence atgcaattcACCACTCTAGCTTTAACTGCCCTCGCCTCCGCTCAAGCTGTCTTTGCTGCTTCCGGCTCCCAAGAGTTCGTTACTTTGGCCATCGCCTCAGGTTCTGGTTTGCAGTACACAAGTTTCACTGCTAAGGGTGATGACTTATACTTCGGTTCTGGTTCCGATGCCCTAGCTGCTAATGTCACCGACTGTGGATTTTTGCAATTTACAGATGGTTCCTATGCTTACATTGAAGCTGATGGCTCTTTCAAGAAAGGCAGCCGCCAGTCGGCTATGCCTGGTTTTGTAATCAAGGATGGTAGTTTAAAGTACAACAACCACAGTTTCTATGGTGTTAAAGATGGGGAACACTACAAAATTTCTAGCGTGGCCGGCTCCGAAGATTCCATAGGCGTTCTTGTTAGAGCTCTTTCTCCAGAAGGTGGTGTTAATTCAGTTCCAGACTATACCCCTGATGGCAAGGATTGCTGGGCCGTCGGTCCTCCAGTTTCCTTTAGCAAAAGGGATGTCGCTTCTGTAAGCTCCGGTAATGGTGCTGCCCAATTAGGTTCACAAGCATCCCTCGGTGTAGGTGCCGCTGCTGCCGTAGCTGCTATGTTATTATAA
- the UTP11 gene encoding rRNA-processing protein UTP11 (similar to uniprot|P34247 Saccharomyces cerevisiae YKL099C UTP11 Nucleolar protein component of the small subunit (SSU) processome containing the U3 snoRNA that is involved in processing of pre-18S rRNA), producing the protein MAKLVHNVQKKQHRERSQLNSRAKLGFLEKHKDYVKRAQDYHRKENTLKILRGKAKERNPDEYYHAMTSRKTDTDGLLVQSRGNDESLTTDQVKLLKTQDSNYVRTMRQRELKQLDKQKKDLAFHSSGKHTVFVDDKAELDEFDPVKYFNTTPEMLHRRENRLTKDQLAQEQLMDSSDLMPKESLDKKKLKKYKLMKDHLDREAKLKQVNHRMDMQREIMKKGAKKKTVDAKGNVAFKWKKQRKR; encoded by the coding sequence ATGGCTAAATTGGTTCATAATGTTCAGAAGAAACAACATCGTGAGCGTTCTCAACTTAACTCTCGTGCCAAGCTCGGATTTCTCGAGAAGCACAAGGATTATGTGAAGCGTGCTCAAGATTATCACCGTAAGGAGAATACTCTCAAGATTCTCCGCGGTAAGGCTAAAGAGCGTAATCCAGATGAGTACTACCATGCTATGACTTCTCGTAAAACTGATACAGATGGTCTGCTGGTCCAATCTAGAGGTAACGATGAGTCATTAACAACAGACCAGGTCAAACTGTTAAAGACTCAAGATAGTAACTATGTGAGAACTATGAGACAAAGAGAGTTGAAGCAATTGGATAAGCAAAAGAAGGATTTGGCATTCCATTCTAGTGGTAAACACACGGTGTTCGTCGATGATAAAGCCGAATTAGACGAGTTTGATCCAGTAAAGTATTTCAATACAACACCAGAGATGCTTCATAGGCGGGAAAACAGATTGACTAAGGATCAACTGGCTCAAGAACAATTAATGGATTCGTCTGATCTAATGCCCAAGGAGTCTCTAGATAAAAAGAAACTAAAGAAGtacaaattgatgaaggACCATCTGGATAGAGAGGCTAAATTGAAACAGGTAAATCATCGTATGGATATGCAACGAGAGATTATGAAGAAAGGtgcaaagaagaagactgTAGATGCGAAGGGGAATGTGGCCTTCAAGTGGAAGAAACAGCGTAAGCGATAA